The Acidobacteriaceae bacterium nucleotide sequence GCCCGTAGCAGTGAAGAACTCGTTCAGGTCGAACTCGTCAAACTCACCGGCACTTGCGACAACAGTGAGCTCTGGGGGCATCTGGTACGTAAGCAAGCGCATTTGCGGCAGCGCACCGTAAGGGTTCCATTTACCAGGATGCTTCGCTGCGAATTCTTCCTTGGCTCGCTGCTCGTCTGTGTACGTCCAGTTGAAGATCTGTTCTTCAATGAATTCACCCGTTGCCAAAGCCTTGAACGGAGTGCCAGAGAGGTAGAGATACGCTCTCGTCGTTATCGGCAGGAACTCCGTCTCCCTTTCCGACAACACTGCGAGGTCCTCATTGACTGTACCGAGCCCCTTTGCGTACTCAAGCTTTTCCTCTTTGCGGGCAACAGTCTCTTCTTCACCCTCGAAGAGCTCTTTTGCGGTCTCTCGCCAAGCACCAAAATGGTATTCGTCGAAGATAACAAGGTCCCATTTCTCTTCGTGAAGCCACTCATTATTGGCTTTGATGTTGCCCGTCGAATCATGCCCCAATAGGTCCTGAAATGATCCAAAGTAGACCACGGGTGTCTTGCGATCAATCTTTCTAGGGTCCGCTCCGGCTGATTTCTTCGACAGATAAATCCACCCGTCGAAGTCCACATGGCTCTCTAGATCGGTTTTCCAGGCGTCCTCCACCGCCGGCTTGAAGGTCACTACAAGGACGCGCTTCGCTCCCAGCCGCTTCGCAAGTTGGTAGCTGGTAAATGTCTTGCCGAAACGCATCTTGGCATTCCAGAGAAAGCGTGGGAAGGCGTGAATGTCCTCCGCCCAACGTGACAGAAAGTAGTTGTGCGTGATCTTGACAGCCTCCGCCTGCTCGCGTCGCATCGGAAATTTCTCGTGATGTGTCCCGGTGTAGTGCAGACCTGAACGCAACTCAGCCAAGACTGTCTTCAAGTCCGCAACGGTACAGCGCATCCACTCCAACTCGGGATTCGCAAACCCCTTCGCTTTGAGCGCCGCGCGTACCTCATGATCGGTGAAGACGGTGCCGTCTTCGCGCTCGGCTGGCTCATCGAGTTCGATGACACGGTTCTTTATGGCTGCGGTCTTTAGCTGCTCTGCTACGCGATCTTTCACGTTCCGTGTCGTCTGCCCGATCTTGAGCAAGCCAGCATGAGCATGGTCGTGAATCGAATAGGCGTAGATGCGGGGCCGCGCTTCTGGCTTGGGGACGAGAATCTCTTCGATGGGTCTACTCATCGATCTCCTCGGGCGAAGTCTCTTCGTCAAACAGATCTTCATTTACGGTCATAGGTCGAACGATACCTTCGATGAAGGCCACTTCGCTGTCCGAAAGACCGTACTTCTTATATAGGTCGGCGTCAGTCCAGATTCGATCCCACTTCTGCTTAGGGACAAAGGTGTAGACTTTGCGCGTAACGTGCTGAGAGGGTTTATGCAGAAGCACGAGAAAGCGTGTGAGCCTGCAGCACAGATATGACAACGCACTCTCGGCTTCGGCCTTGGATTCGAAGGGGCCGATGCATAGGTACGTTTCTGATGAGATTGACCCTGGTTCACCGATGAAAGGCGTACTGATGATCCGATGCGGATACGTATCTTTATTGCCAGTACCGGGGGCTGCATATCCTGCGAAGAGCTTCCATTTGTCGATCAGTTCGACGCCGGTCGCAATCGTCTTACGGCTGACGAAACCTCTACCTCCGTTCTGATAGACAACTGCGTCACCCTCCCGCCTCTTGCTTCTTCCCTTGAAAGTGGTCTGGAGTCCAAATGGCTTTCGCGAACTAACCAACGAATCAAATCTCTTGTCCTCAGGAGGGAGAACCGTTGACTGAGAGCTTGGGGCGGCCTCAATCGAAGACACTTTCTGAAGAATCGAGAGACCTTCGTTGAACCGGATGAATACTTCCGCGCCAGATTCGAGGAGAGGACGCACTGCCGTTGATACTGGCCAGTCTTTGAAGTGAGTGCTTACCCTACATGGCCCCCGATGATCTCGATCCCACAGGAAAAAGTTAACTCCTCCTTTGAGGCCGACACCCGGAAACACATCCGCCGCACTAAGGAAGTCATCAATGGAACGGACTCTGTCATCCGTAAGCATCGACTCCCTAAACTCGTCCAAGCCCTTCCCGCCTGAAAACCAACGGGACGGGATGACCATTGACAGGTAGCGGGGCTCCAATGCCTTCGCCTGTTGGACGAAGAGCTGATAGATCGGGGCGGCACTTGTGCCAAAGCCTCCGTCGTCAAGTTGGTACGGCGGGTTGCCGATAACCACATCAAATTGCATGTCGTCTCCAAAGATCTTCGCTATCCGGTCTTGAACGTTGTCGGTGTGTAGTAGCGCATATGCGTGAGTTTCAAGCTCGGAACCACGGTCTAATGCCTTTTGACTAGCGCCACAGTATCTGCACTTTCCATCGACCCATGTGTGCTCCAAACGTTCGAACCAGATGTTGCCCTGCTCGGCCTGGAAATCTCTCCCGACAGAATGTGGCCCATTGGCGTGCTTCGAGCAATACAGGCTGCGTCTTGCAAGGTACCCAGTGAGGCGGGTGATCGCGATGCCGAAGACCTGCTTGGTAAGGATGTGGTTGATGCGTTCCTGAAGGTCAGGAATAGAGCCTTCGAGCCCTTTGTTCAGACGGCTCGTGATCTCCCGTAGGAACACTCCCGACTTCGAGAACGGATCGAGAAAACGAACTTTACTATCAGCCCAAATATCCTCACCGTTATGGCTCGCGGCCCATGCTTCTGCAAGCGTGTCCAACATCCTGTTGGCGAACTCAGGCGGCGTAAACACTTCATCATTGGAGAGGTTTGCGATACAGGTCAGAACGTCAGGATTTCTGCCTTTGAGAGTGAAGCTCGCTTGCTGGCTCATCCGACCGGCTCCTCCTGGATTTCAGGAGCGAGAGCCGCGAGCTCCCGGACAGTGATAGGGGTATACGACTTCATCGGCGTGAAGACCTCGTGCTTCCCGAGATGTGCAAAGAGCGTGCCCTCTTGGCTGAACGATGACATCTGGGCCAGTACCTCGAAACGAAAGTCGCGGCGCTGAAATTTGCCCCTGCCGAGGTAGCCCCACTCGGCGAAGGTTATCGGACGGCCGTCTTCCATGCGCATTGTGAGCGCATCGCCGTGGACGAGGTTTTGTGAGAGTACATACAGTGCTGCGAGATAAGACTCGTCAGCGGAGTCGATGTTGAGGTAGTCAGATAAAACCTCAAGCATGTTCGCTCGACATTCGACGATGTTGTCAGGCAGAAGTTCGATACCGTAACAGCACATGACAGCAAGCAAGGCGTAGTGTCGCCTTTCGAAATCAGCTCTCCCAAACTTCGCCTCTACGGCGGCGAGCTTGCGTTTGAGAACGGGGACCAGGAAGTTCCCACTGCCGCAGGCTGGTTCAAGAAAACGGGAGTCGATTCGTTCCGTCTCATTTCTGACCAAATCGAGCATGTTTTCGACCAGCCATGAGGGCGTGAAAACTTCTCCGTGGTCAGCGACGCGACGCTTGGACTTGATTAGACTCATAATGCTTCGACGTTCTGTTGATTATAGTTCTGTATTCTTTGGATTTCGGCTTGGTTCCCCAACGCGTGATCGCAGCAAATCGCTCAGCAAAGCGGAGAAAACGGGGGAAGGTGCAGGAGGAGGAACTCGACTCCTGCCGCGCAGCCGTCGAGCGAGGACGGAAGCCGTCGGAAATGGGTGCAGGGAGAAACCGAGCGGGTTTCTCCCTGCCGCGCGAGAAGCGCGATGAAACGCTGAGGCAACAAGTTCGTGGCCTCAGCAACACAACTCGCTAGCTGATAATGCACTTGTCCGTGAAGGCGTCTATGAAGCCCTGATGACGGAGGTTTGCGTCCCATGTCTTAGCGAAGCTCTCGAGCTGCTGGTGCAGCGAGGGAAGGTAGATGTAGTTGCCGCTGACGATGTTCCGGCTCCACTGCTCTACGCCTACATAGTCGTTTCTGTAGTAGTAGAGGCTGAGGTGTGCTCCGCCTGCAAAGCCAATCTCGAAACACATTTCGGGGTCGCGCATCGGGTCGCTGTTGAGATTGCCGTAGTGAGCTACGGAGAGTGCAGGCAAACCGCAGGGCCCGGACTTATTTACCGCCTCAATGACGAGCGTCAAATATGGCGAGTTCTCGATCTTGAGGTAGAGGCTGGGACGCCAGCCTCCACCCTTTTGCATTAGGGCCAGTAGTGTCTTCATGCCGCTACCTCCTCGCGCTCTACGTCGTCGGTGATCTCGGCCTGCTGTGCAGGCTCCAAGGCAGCAAGGATGATGCCGGCGGTCTGCTGGATGACTTCCAAGCTCTCGGCTAACAGAGAGGCATTTCCCTGATAAAGCTGGATGTAGTCTGCGGACGCCGTTCCGGTGAGAAGACCAACGGCCTTTCCGACAACAAAGGCCACTGCCTCGGCCTCTAGTTCGCGGATGGTCTTGGTGGTCGCGGTGCGGCGTTCTGTCTTGTGCAGGAGTTCGTGCGCCGTCTCATGCACCAGCGTCGAAAACTCCTCGGCCTTGGACTGACCGGGAAGAATGGCAATACGTCCGCCGTAGCTCATGCCCAGCGCGGGGGCAATCTTCTCGTTGTAGACAAGCTGAATGCCCTTGCCCTTGACGAACGCAACCAGCCGCTCGATATTCTCGCCGGGGTCGCCGCTGACCTCGTGCAGGTTGGGCAAGTCTACGCCGTTCGTCTGGGAGATATCGAAGACATAGGCATTGCGGAAGCCCAATAGAACGCGCTCGTTCTGCTTGGTGATGTCCTTCTGCGCTTCGGCATCCTTCTTGCGGCGGACGCCAACCATCGGGGCAAGAATACGAATGCCCTTGGCTCCTGCATTCACGCTGCGCCCCATATTCTTCCACGTCCAGAATCCAGCAACGCGGGTGGCTTCGGGCATCTGCCGTGCAATCTCTAGCACGTTCCCAAAACTGTAGTTATGAAAGCGGCTCATGGCGGTGAGGTAGTCGGTGAGGGCGTCGGACTTGCCCGCCTCCAACTGATCAATCAGGAGCTTGATATTGGCAAGGATGAGTTCCTGTTTCGTGAGGGGCTTCTTGCTGTCGATGGCGGTGGGGGTCTTGGTGGTGGCTGTGTTGCTCATGGTGTTGTCTCCTTGGCGGTTGCCGTTGCTGTTGCACTTCATGCCGTCGCGGCATGTACCTACATGCCGAACGCCTCCTGGCGAAGGCGGGGGTAGCAAGCGTCAAGGGGAGTGGGTATCTCCCACCCGCAGCAAAGCGGAGGGCGCGGCTTCATCGCGTGATTTTGCGCAGCAAAATTATGGGGAAACCCCTTGACGCGCGCGTGGGGCAGAGCCCCTAGCGAGGTTTGGTTTCCTTATTGGCGTGCGGAGCACGCAGACAAATCAGGGTCGGCGTTGCGGGCAGGAACAGGCCCGCCCCTAAAGAAAAAAAGGCGGAAGACGCGAAGCGGCTGGAGATGAAGAGTAATCCGTTAGCCTGACGAATCACAGGTGCGTGCTGGAAAATAGAAGGTAGTACAGACGTAGCCATACAAAATACTCCAACCGAAATCTGTAGAGACTTCCATGCCAGAGATTCCCAAATTCTCGCCATACAGTGACATGAACACTTTCGAACGATGCGACGCCTTGGCACGAGCAAAGGTGCGCGACCAAACGATGGCTGAACTTCGCTACATAGAGGACTTTCGCCGGTCGGCGTTGGAGCTCTTCTTGAAGGCCATTGCTGCCGAGGAAGGTATCGTCGTGCCATCACCGGATGGCGGGTATCGACGGGCGCTTGTCGCCCACTTCTTGCAGGGTGCCAGGCACGTTCACAGCGCGATTGTCGAGGGAGCGTATGCCAAGTCGGCGGCGATTCTGAAGCAGGACATGGAGCTACTCTGCCGCATCGAAGAAGTCAAAGCCGGGACGGAGAAAGAGGGACAGCAGCCGCAGTTCCGAGCCGCTCCCTATCTGGGACGAATGAATGGCCATCTCAACGACCTCGCTCATCCGTCGAAAGAGGGGCTGATTCATCTCTCCCTGGAGCAAACGGTCGCGGACGGCAAACGCGGCATCTCGCCCTTTCCGATTTACGAGCCGAAATTCGCAAAGAGCCACTTCAGCATTCATGCCTATCTCTGCTTGCAGGCCTCTCGTGAAGCCATTGAACTTCTGGCCGAAGCAAAGAGCGAGACCGACACGAAGGTAGTCGAGCTGGCAAATGAGTGGAAAGCTCTGCACGCGCATGGCTTAGCGCAACGCGTTTTTCTGGAAGAGTAAACAACGGGCGTTACGATTCGGTAAGGCGAGCTTCGCACAATATGGAGATGAACAATGGCGACCGAGGCTGACGATACCGACGTCCAAACGATGAACGAAACGGAGAACTACGAACTCCCCGGGAGACGATCCGACTTGACGTCTGATTCTGCCATACCGCTCGTTTGGCCACCCCTGCTGGAGCTTCCTGCCGCAGACAAGCTTGTCGTCTACCTCGACCTGAATCATTGGATCGGGCTGTCGCAGGCCCTGATCGGACATCGGCAGGGTGCAGCCCATGTAGACACTCTTGAAGCATGTCGTGCTGCCCGCGCATCGGGTCGCGTTACCTTCGTTCTGTCCGGAACGGCCTATATCGAGGTGCAACGGATCAAACATCCGGATCAGCGCCGTCGGTTGGCTGAAGTTGTTGAAGAACTAGCCGACTTTAGCACGCTTGTAGGCCGCCATGTGGCAATGGCGCTCGAGCTTGATGCGGTGCTTGACCCAATCGCGAAACGGCCAAGTCAACTGTCTAAGGTGCCTCTGCTCGGACGCGGTGTGCGACACGCATTCGGAATCCAGAGTGGGTTTTCGATCATGGGGCCTGAAGGGGACGTCACGGAAAGTTTTCGGCAACGATATGGCCCCGCAAAATTCGACGCCCACATGGCAGAGACCATGTTGAAGATGGAGCGGTCGATTTTCCGGGGTCCCATGAACGCGGACGAAGAGAAGGGGTTGCGATCGTATGGCTATCTCCCAGAAAGCACCGTTGCCATGGCTCAGAAGCGACTGGAACACGAACTTTCTTACAAGCGGACGATGGATGCAGACCCTTCCATTCGTCGCGGAGATCTCACTGACTATGTGTCAGTCCGAGAACTGCTGATCGAATTCCAAGACATTCTTCCGCGAACACTCCAGCAGAGAGGTCTGGTGCTCGCGGATTTGAGAGAAGGGCGCGAAGCGGGCCGAAGGTTGGTGCATTCCATGCCCAGCACGGACGTGTCGATCACTTTGAAATCGGCATGGCATCGCAACGGTCAGCGGGAATGGGCCACGAACGACATCTTCGACATCGATGCACTGTCCCTCGCGATGCCGTACTGCGATGTCGTGGTGACGGAAAAGGCCTGCGCACATATCCTGCGAACCGCAAAGATCGACCAGCGGATGAACACGGCGCTCCTTACAAATCTCCAAGAGTTACCTGAAGTGCTGAAGAGCAGCATGTCGAAGCGCGTACCTGCGACTTTGGTGATGTAGACCGCTGGAGGGTGGGCCGCACGAAGGTTCCCTGACCGGGGGCTCGGGCGAAAACGTCCCCGCTGAGGTGGCTGGCGTAGGCCGTGCCAGCGGCTAGAGGCAGCGCAGAACCTCCCGCCCCCAGCGACAATCCAGTGGGATTTGCTGGTGTTTTGACCGATTTCTGCTTTTTCGTCTATCACCCCTCTGTTCAGAGGGAGTTTTATGGAAATTTGGTTGATGCATCATTGGAGGGCGCTCTCAGGAGGCTGGTTGATCCCGGTTGTGGCATGGCTTTACCGGAGAGTCGGCTTCCGTCGCTTGTCGGTTGAAGGCGATTTCTGGAGCTTCGAGTAGCGGAAGCCGGAATCTAGGGCCTTGCTGGAAGAATCGAGGGAGTCGAAGTCGAGACGATGAGCAAAGCTAAACAATCCGTGGGTTCCGAGATCGCGAAGATACTACGCGCCGACTTGCTCCCGAATCTGCTGGCAATTCTGGAGAGCTTTCCCGCGCTCCGGTCGATGCTTCCGCAAGTGCTGCAGTTAGCGGTCGTGATCGACGCCAACGTGGTCTACGGCGAGCTTCGATGGCGTCTCAAGAAGCGCCCCCGGCCAAACCTGCGCTCTTCCCTAGAGGAGGCGCTAGCGAGCCACGTTCTGATCGCGTATGCCCCGCACCATCTCGACGACGAAATCCATGAGCACATGGAAGAGATTGCCGCTGATACAAAACAGCCGGTCGAAACCGTTACGCGCGAATGGAAAGCGTTCCGATCCTTCATTCACTTCCATACCGGACGCAAAGGCGCGGGAGGCCGAGTCTCCGATCCTGACGATGCCGCCTACCTCGATACGCTGCAAGAGGTCGCCGTGCGCGGTATCTACACCCGAGACACGCACTTTCAGGATTCTGCCGCTCCGTTGGTTTTTGTCGCGATGGACATGCGAAACCCGATGGATGGGGCGTTGCGGCGCTACGCACGGGCCACAGCAGTGCGAGTTGGACTCTCGATGGGATCCTCTGTCTCTGCCGTAGTGAGCGTAGAGGCTCTGATCGCACTGGGTCGATTGCTCAAGGCTTTTTCCGCCGCCTTCAAACGCCTCTCGTCCGGTGCCCAGCTTCTGATCCTCGCCGGCGTGACGGCAGTCATCCTCCATCCCAAATCGAGGGCGAAACTGAAAGAACTATGGGAGGCATTTCAGGAGACAGTGCGTCCGCTGCTTTGGGATGCCGTAGTGGAAGCGATGTATGAATTCGCCGAAGCGACGGAGACGGCGGAGGTCGCTCGTCGGGAGATTGAGGTTCTCCTTCCCGCAGCTCGACGTCGTCCTCTGATCGCTCATGCGCGTGCAGTGTGCCTAGCATCATCTCGACCGCTCTCGGAGGAGACGATTTTGCGTAGGGTGAGGACGAATGGATATGTTTCTCGCAACGGTGGCTCGGCAGTCTATCTCCGCCGCTTACTGCGGGCAGATGGCAAGTTTGTGGAGTCTGCTATGGGATGGTCACATAAGAGTAGAACGACTACCTAAGGCAAACACGATGATGCGAAAGCACGTTTACCAACTAACGAATCTGCACTTCCTCGGAAGTCGAATCACAACGTTCCCGGACGGGAGCTGGTCACGCGACACGCTCGATTTCGCGTACAAGGACGTGCGCTGTACGCTGCAACAGGCTGAGGGTTACCGCGAAACTATAAAAGAGTTGAGCCGAACGCACGGGGCAGGCATCACCGCCACACTGACCCTTGAGACCGACATCGACCGGCCGCAGCATGAGATGGACGAACTCGCCGACGCGGCTTGCGAACTTCTGGCCTTCGCGACCAAAAACGAGGTTTTCTGGGCGAAACGGGACACCTTTGATGAAAACGGCAGTTTGGTCTCCGGTAAAGGACGTTCGCTCGGTGCCAGAGTTCGTGACTTTCACGAAGGGTGGTCCATTCTCAACGATGTTGTCATCACCAAGGACAACGGCCACAGGGATGAACTGCAAATCTTTCTTCGAACAGTATTCGAGCGGTACTTCGACACCCTTCGAGCAAAACTAAAACTACCCCTGATGTGGATTGCTGAAGCTGAGCATTTTGGTTTTGTGGACCTGAACTTTATGACCCTGTTCATTGCGATGGAACGACTCAAGAGCGAATTTGCTCCCAAGAAGAAGCAAGACTTCCTGCACCTGGACTGGCAGAGGATGTTGGATGGGGAGCTCGCAAAGACTGTCTTGAGCGCTATTCAAGATGAAGTAGGACCGCTCTCGCCGGAACAAGAGAAGGCGATCATTGGGAAGTTACGTGGAGCGAACACACCCTCGACCGGCGTTCAGATCGATGAGTTCTGCCGTAGCCTCGGCGTCAAAGGGCTGGAAAAAGATATGACTGAACTTCGCAATAAGCTGACGCATACGGCAGCATACGGAAACTTTGACTTGCCGAAGGTGCTTAGTCTCCACGTCGAGCTTTCGCATGTAGTTGACGTCTGCGTGCTGAAGATTCTTGGGTACCGGGGATACTACTGTCATCGCGCGACGGACTGGCGAAACGTCAGCTTGGACGAAGAATCAACGGCTGAAGATAAGATATCGTGACGGTCATAGGCTTCTATGGCGAGTAATCTGCGCAAGCACGCCCATTCAATGGGCGACTAGGATTGTCAGTGGCATTTGAAGTCGCAGTTTGAAGATCAGCAATAAGGAGAGATACTTGGCATCGACCAACATCGAAGTCGCGAACGCACGTAGTGTCCAAAGCTTCATCGGTCTCGTATCGCATGCGACAGCACCTGGAGTGCAGCGGTTTTACCGTGGGGTACCTAAGCACTTCAACAAAAGCGTACCTTCGGTTTTCCGATCACCTACACGCATCGAAAATGAAAAGCTCCTCTTCAATCAGCTCCTAGCCAGAAACCCATCGGACTTTGCTGCAGATGCGACGACGCTCGACAAGCTGGTACGAATGCAGCACCATGGACTTCCTACGAGGCTCCTCGACATTACGTCGAATCCACTCATGGCGCTCTACTTTGCTTGCGAAAAGGAACCGACGAAAGATGGCGAGGTCTTTGTTTTGAGTGTTCCTGACTATGACGTCAAGTTCCCTGACAGCGACAGAGCGTCAGTGGTTGCCAATCTCGCGAGACTCACGACAGCACAACGAAAGGCCGTGTCCGCTCTTGCGGCAGACTCGTTTTCTCTCCCGATCGACGAGCGTATCAAAGTCTTCAACAAAGATCGATCGGTGTTGAGGCTCCTGCATTTCATCAAGCAGGAGAAGCCATACTTTGAGGCCAAGATCAACTCGCGCAATATCCCGAGTATTTTGGTCGTCCGCGCGAAACTGAGCAATCCACGAATCGCAGCACAGGGGGGAGCTTTCATTTTGTTTGGCGATGGGGCGACCTTCGAGGGCTCTTCAAAGGGCCGCAGCATTCTCGATACAGTCATTACGATCCCAGCGAAGTCGAAGGCTGGGATGCTACGAGACCTAGATCACCTGGGTATCAACGAGGCGACTGTTTACCCCGGCCTCGAACGATCTGCCGCATACATCGCAAAGCCGTTTCCGGTCAGAGGGCAAGGTAAGGATCAGCGCGCCATCAAATAAACCGTTTCGTCTCTCGAAGTCTTCGGTTGTTCATCTGTACAAAGTACCTCTTGATTCACTTCCCTCATTGGCTGCCGAAAGCAAGTCAGAGACTCGGAAGTGTGAAACCACATCGCTTTTCAACCATTAGCCGCTGACCTTCGCTCAGTGATTCGACAACTCCTCGGGGCTGTAGGCTAAGGCGCTCGGCGGCTGCTCGTACGGCTTCTAGAAGAGTCTTATCGCCACGGCCCTCTGCTGCAAGCCCAACAGCCGCTAGGAAGACAATCGAGCGCTGGCGGTCGTCCAGGAATAGCCTGTGGCGTGTCATACGCGAGAAGTAGTCGGTCGCGAAACCGTCAAAATAACCTCGGAAGACATCAACGTCGATTCCGTGCTTGGAGATCAGCTCGACTAAGGGGTCTAGTGACCATTTGGACGGCGTCCTAGTAGACGCAGCCTGGAACTCCGTAAGACTTTGCCGTGACCCGAAAAACAAATCTAGATATTCGTGAGAGGCGTGACCGAGTGCCTTCACTGCCGTCGATGCAAGACTGTCGTCTTGGGACCAACGACATAACGCCGAGAGAACTTCTAGGTCATGGATGCCAGCCCTCTTGAGAGCCAGGTTAATTGCTTTTCGGTTTGTGAAGACTTGCTTTCCCGCGTTGTCGATTCGTTGATCGATCGCCTTCACCCGCTCCGCTACATCGGCAGCAATGCGTGGGTCGTTATACCGAGCCGTAGACGTGATGATCGAGCCCAAGATCATTGCACCCGAAGCAGGGTATTCTTCGAGAGCCGCAAAGACTCCTTCTGGAAGACATCCCGGCCTGTCCACGCCGAACTCAATCCAAATTCGCAGAAGATCAGTGGCCACGTCCGTAGCCAAAGAATCATCAAGGATCAGAAGGCTTTTCATCACTCTGTACTGGTCTTCAGGTGCAATGAAAGGCCAAGTCGATAGGTAAAGCGTTGCAATTCGGGAAGGATCTACGACGGGAGACAAAGATTCCAGAACTGCATTTAGATCCGCATGGATGGCAACAGTCAAAACGACAAGAGCCCATCCAAGATCTGGACGATTCAATTCTCTAGCTAAAAGGAAGGAGCTTTGCCGCGAAGAGCGCTGCCCCGTCGAGACATAGGGAACCTCGACCGCAGGTTTCTGATGAACAGCTAGCTCGGTTCGGACAATCTTGGCAGTTCCACCCAACCGAAAGGCTTCGAGTACAGCATC carries:
- a CDS encoding Eco57I restriction-modification methylase domain-containing protein, encoding MSQQASFTLKGRNPDVLTCIANLSNDEVFTPPEFANRMLDTLAEAWAASHNGEDIWADSKVRFLDPFSKSGVFLREITSRLNKGLEGSIPDLQERINHILTKQVFGIAITRLTGYLARRSLYCSKHANGPHSVGRDFQAEQGNIWFERLEHTWVDGKCRYCGASQKALDRGSELETHAYALLHTDNVQDRIAKIFGDDMQFDVVIGNPPYQLDDGGFGTSAAPIYQLFVQQAKALEPRYLSMVIPSRWFSGGKGLDEFRESMLTDDRVRSIDDFLSAADVFPGVGLKGGVNFFLWDRDHRGPCRVSTHFKDWPVSTAVRPLLESGAEVFIRFNEGLSILQKVSSIEAAPSSQSTVLPPEDKRFDSLVSSRKPFGLQTTFKGRSKRREGDAVVYQNGGRGFVSRKTIATGVELIDKWKLFAGYAAPGTGNKDTYPHRIISTPFIGEPGSISSETYLCIGPFESKAEAESALSYLCCRLTRFLVLLHKPSQHVTRKVYTFVPKQKWDRIWTDADLYKKYGLSDSEVAFIEGIVRPMTVNEDLFDEETSPEEIDE
- a CDS encoding N-6 DNA methylase, which encodes MSLIKSKRRVADHGEVFTPSWLVENMLDLVRNETERIDSRFLEPACGSGNFLVPVLKRKLAAVEAKFGRADFERRHYALLAVMCCYGIELLPDNIVECRANMLEVLSDYLNIDSADESYLAALYVLSQNLVHGDALTMRMEDGRPITFAEWGYLGRGKFQRRDFRFEVLAQMSSFSQEGTLFAHLGKHEVFTPMKSYTPITVRELAALAPEIQEEPVG
- a CDS encoding ArdC family protein, yielding MSNTATTKTPTAIDSKKPLTKQELILANIKLLIDQLEAGKSDALTDYLTAMSRFHNYSFGNVLEIARQMPEATRVAGFWTWKNMGRSVNAGAKGIRILAPMVGVRRKKDAEAQKDITKQNERVLLGFRNAYVFDISQTNGVDLPNLHEVSGDPGENIERLVAFVKGKGIQLVYNEKIAPALGMSYGGRIAILPGQSKAEEFSTLVHETAHELLHKTERRTATTKTIRELEAEAVAFVVGKAVGLLTGTASADYIQLYQGNASLLAESLEVIQQTAGIILAALEPAQQAEITDDVEREEVAA
- a CDS encoding FRG domain-containing protein translates to MASTNIEVANARSVQSFIGLVSHATAPGVQRFYRGVPKHFNKSVPSVFRSPTRIENEKLLFNQLLARNPSDFAADATTLDKLVRMQHHGLPTRLLDITSNPLMALYFACEKEPTKDGEVFVLSVPDYDVKFPDSDRASVVANLARLTTAQRKAVSALAADSFSLPIDERIKVFNKDRSVLRLLHFIKQEKPYFEAKINSRNIPSILVVRAKLSNPRIAAQGGAFILFGDGATFEGSSKGRSILDTVITIPAKSKAGMLRDLDHLGINEATVYPGLERSAAYIAKPFPVRGQGKDQRAIK